One genomic segment of Streptomyces liangshanensis includes these proteins:
- a CDS encoding serine hydrolase domain-containing protein → MSARTTASHATPTSRPARRAARRARLAWTGALAAAALASTALVGPAVASTGTAGIGSADRGARHSATQRALDAAVADGVPGVLARAETRTGSWSGTAGLGDTATGRERGARDHFRVGSITKTFVATVLLQLEAEGRLDLDDTVDHWLPGVVSGHGHDGRRVTIRQLLNHTSGVYGYTADPDFQRKVFSAEFFKNRYRTWQPGELVAIAMAHEPDFAPGTDWNYSNTNYVLAGMVVEKVTGRSYATEIERRILRPLHLTDTRLPGTDPRLPRPSGRAYGILADDPAQTVHDVTELNATMAGAAGSMISDAADLNRFFSALLKGRLLPPAQLDEMRTTVTPEGGEPGSGYGLGLQKTRLSCGTVVWGHGGGVHGSSSGAFTTADGTHSLAVNFNADWTGDPGQVVEAEFCG, encoded by the coding sequence ATGTCGGCACGTACGACCGCCTCGCACGCCACCCCCACCAGCCGCCCCGCGCGCAGAGCCGCCCGCCGCGCCCGCCTCGCCTGGACCGGGGCGCTCGCCGCGGCGGCCCTCGCGTCCACCGCGCTGGTCGGCCCCGCGGTGGCGAGCACGGGCACGGCGGGCATCGGCTCCGCCGACCGCGGCGCGCGGCACTCCGCCACGCAGCGGGCGCTCGACGCCGCCGTCGCGGACGGGGTGCCCGGGGTCCTCGCCCGCGCGGAGACCCGTACCGGCAGCTGGTCCGGCACCGCCGGCCTTGGGGACACGGCCACCGGCCGCGAACGCGGGGCGCGCGACCACTTCCGCGTCGGGTCGATCACCAAGACGTTCGTCGCGACGGTCCTGCTCCAACTGGAGGCCGAGGGACGGCTCGACCTGGACGACACCGTCGACCACTGGCTGCCCGGCGTGGTCAGCGGCCACGGCCACGACGGACGCCGGGTGACGATCCGCCAGCTCCTCAACCACACCAGCGGCGTCTACGGCTACACCGCCGACCCGGACTTCCAGCGGAAGGTCTTCAGCGCGGAGTTCTTCAAGAACCGCTACCGGACCTGGCAGCCGGGCGAACTCGTCGCGATCGCCATGGCACACGAGCCGGACTTCGCCCCCGGCACGGACTGGAACTACTCCAACACCAACTACGTGCTCGCCGGGATGGTCGTGGAGAAGGTGACGGGACGTTCGTACGCCACCGAGATCGAGCGCCGCATCCTGCGCCCCCTGCACCTGACGGACACCCGCCTGCCCGGTACGGACCCCCGGCTGCCGCGGCCGTCGGGCCGCGCGTACGGGATCCTCGCCGACGACCCGGCGCAGACGGTCCACGACGTCACCGAACTCAACGCGACGATGGCGGGAGCGGCCGGCAGCATGATCTCCGACGCCGCCGACCTCAACCGCTTCTTCAGCGCGCTCCTCAAGGGCCGCCTGCTGCCCCCGGCCCAGCTCGACGAGATGAGGACCACCGTCACGCCCGAGGGCGGCGAGCCCGGCTCCGGCTACGGACTCGGCCTGCAGAAGACCCGGTTGTCCTGCGGCACGGTCGTCTGGGGCCACGGCGGCGGGGTCCACGGCTCCTCGTCGGGCGCCTTCACCACCGCCGACGGCACCCACTCGCTCGCCGTGAACTTCAACGCCGACTGGACCGGTGACCCGGGGCAGGTCGTGGAGGCGGAGTTCTGCGGCTGA